The proteins below come from a single Zhouia spongiae genomic window:
- a CDS encoding murein hydrolase activator EnvC family protein: protein MPTKQRSNLVLVLLTAFFVCCGGYAQTQKQKELEAQKKRLEQQIKQINSLLSEQRKEKANVLGEVESLDQKIKVREQLIRVTNSQANLLNRQINTNLDNISRLRNELESLKEDYAAMIQKSYKSKSQESRLMFLLSSDNFFQGYKRFMYMKQYTDYRKEQGEQIQSKTTELQELNKNLVVQKKEKDKLVAQNREEQKKLEEEKADQQELIASIKKKESQYAAQIRKKQKEADAIDAQIERIIREAIARSKAKAAKNNTAKSTSKTTTTKASSFALTPEAKLIGNNFQANKGRLPWPVEKGIVISRFGKQRHPVVKSVYVSYKGVRISTEKGAKARAIFDGKVLAVQIIKGGNKSVLVQHGDYISVYNNLDQVSVKEGQSVKGKQELGVIFTNKATNETVIKFNIYGNDKFENPSNWINKM from the coding sequence ATGCCTACTAAACAGCGATCAAATTTAGTTTTAGTACTTCTAACAGCATTTTTTGTATGCTGTGGAGGATATGCTCAAACTCAAAAGCAAAAAGAATTGGAGGCTCAGAAAAAACGCTTGGAGCAACAGATCAAACAAATCAATTCGTTGCTTTCTGAACAGAGAAAAGAGAAAGCAAATGTGTTGGGTGAGGTGGAAAGCCTTGATCAAAAGATAAAAGTCAGGGAGCAACTCATTCGGGTAACAAATAGTCAGGCAAATCTTTTAAACAGACAGATCAATACCAACCTGGATAATATTTCCCGTTTAAGGAATGAGTTGGAGTCGTTAAAAGAAGACTATGCAGCCATGATCCAAAAATCATACAAAAGCAAGTCGCAAGAAAGCAGGTTGATGTTTTTATTGTCGTCAGATAATTTCTTTCAGGGATATAAACGATTCATGTATATGAAACAATATACCGATTACCGGAAAGAACAGGGAGAACAAATTCAGTCCAAGACAACAGAACTTCAAGAGTTAAATAAGAATTTGGTGGTGCAGAAAAAAGAGAAAGATAAGCTGGTGGCCCAAAACCGTGAAGAGCAGAAAAAACTTGAAGAGGAAAAAGCCGATCAGCAGGAGTTGATAGCAAGTATTAAAAAGAAAGAGAGCCAGTATGCTGCACAGATCCGTAAAAAACAAAAGGAGGCCGATGCGATTGATGCTCAAATAGAAAGGATCATTCGTGAGGCTATAGCCAGATCCAAGGCCAAAGCAGCTAAAAACAATACTGCAAAATCCACATCAAAGACAACGACAACCAAGGCTTCAAGTTTTGCATTAACCCCTGAGGCTAAACTGATAGGCAATAATTTTCAGGCTAATAAAGGGCGATTACCGTGGCCGGTAGAAAAAGGAATCGTTATAAGCAGGTTTGGCAAACAAAGACATCCGGTTGTAAAATCGGTTTATGTTAGCTACAAAGGAGTGCGTATTTCGACGGAAAAAGGAGCCAAAGCCAGAGCTATCTTCGATGGGAAGGTACTGGCGGTTCAAATAATTAAAGGAGGGAATAAATCTGTACTCGTACAGCATGGCGATTACATTTCCGTATATAATAACCTGGATCAGGTGTCTGTAAAAGAAGGGCAAAGTGTTAAGGGAAAACAAGAACTGGGGGTTATATTTACCAACAAAGCTACGAACGAAACCGTAATTAAATTTAATATATACGGAAACGATAAATTTGAAAACCCGTCAAACTGGATCAATAAAATGTAA
- a CDS encoding acyl-CoA thioesterase — protein MDAKTPSESRTTMTDLVLPSETNPLNNLFGGELLARMDRAASIAARRHSRRITVTASVNHVAFNRAVPLGSVVTVEAAVSRAFKSSMEIYIDVWIEDRESGSRTKANEAIYTFVAVDETGRPVAVPPLKPETELEHQRFDAALRRKQLSLVLAGKMKPNDATELKALFTDN, from the coding sequence ATGGACGCAAAGACGCCTAGTGAATCGAGAACCACAATGACTGATCTGGTTTTACCCAGTGAAACCAATCCCTTAAACAATCTTTTCGGCGGGGAATTACTAGCCAGAATGGACCGGGCGGCAAGTATTGCTGCGCGCAGACACAGCAGACGTATAACCGTTACGGCTTCAGTGAATCACGTTGCTTTTAACCGGGCTGTACCTTTAGGAAGTGTCGTTACGGTAGAAGCAGCCGTTTCCAGGGCCTTTAAAAGCTCTATGGAAATCTACATAGATGTGTGGATAGAGGACAGGGAGAGTGGCAGCCGAACCAAGGCCAACGAAGCTATTTATACTTTTGTTGCTGTTGATGAAACGGGAAGACCCGTTGCAGTACCTCCGTTAAAACCTGAAACTGAACTTGAACACCAACGCTTTGACGCTGCGCTCCGCAGAAAACAATTAAGCCTGGTACTGGCAGGAAAAATGAAACCAAATGATGCTACCGAATTAAAGGCACTGTTTACAGATAATTAA
- the dprA gene encoding DNA-processing protein DprA yields the protein MNDDSLIYVLALQHCAGIGDITAKRLIQQCGSAEAVFKDRPGHLLKLGGIRKNALDELKDLKHMAAAEKELQFIKKEHIDCHYYSDATYPQKLKHCMDAPILLFSSGAIKIKQQRVISIVGTRQMTMYGKVFCEKLIEDLAVLNPTIVSGFAYGVDICAQKAAIRHGLQTIGCLAHGLNQVYPKTHKRYVPQVEQNGGFYTDFWSTSKPERNNFLKRNRVIAGVSEATIVIESAERGGSLVTADIAQSYNREVFAVPGRTTDKYSVGCNNLIKQQKAHVLTSAADLIYILNWDIEQRPEPVVQKQLFVELDDTEKHIYKYLEENGKQLLDVIALNCDLPVHVLSSTLLGMEMKGVVRPLPGKLFEAV from the coding sequence TTGAACGATGATTCTTTAATATATGTTCTGGCTTTGCAGCATTGTGCGGGGATAGGCGATATTACTGCCAAAAGACTTATTCAGCAATGTGGCAGTGCCGAAGCTGTTTTTAAAGACAGGCCCGGTCATTTATTAAAGCTGGGAGGCATAAGAAAAAATGCCCTCGATGAATTGAAAGATTTAAAGCACATGGCCGCTGCCGAGAAAGAACTTCAATTCATTAAAAAAGAACACATCGATTGTCATTATTATTCAGACGCTACTTATCCCCAGAAATTAAAACATTGTATGGATGCTCCGATCCTATTGTTTTCATCAGGGGCGATAAAGATAAAACAGCAACGGGTAATCAGTATCGTAGGAACACGGCAGATGACCATGTATGGAAAGGTCTTTTGCGAGAAATTGATCGAAGACCTGGCTGTGCTTAATCCAACAATAGTAAGCGGATTTGCGTATGGGGTCGATATTTGTGCTCAGAAGGCAGCAATCAGGCATGGTCTTCAAACCATTGGATGCCTGGCACACGGACTCAATCAGGTGTATCCGAAAACCCATAAAAGATATGTGCCGCAGGTAGAACAAAATGGCGGCTTTTATACTGATTTCTGGAGCACAAGCAAGCCTGAACGGAACAACTTTCTGAAACGAAACCGTGTTATAGCAGGTGTATCCGAAGCAACGATCGTCATCGAATCGGCTGAAAGAGGCGGTAGCCTGGTAACGGCCGATATTGCCCAGTCATACAATCGTGAGGTATTTGCCGTGCCGGGCAGAACTACAGACAAATACAGTGTTGGTTGCAATAACCTGATCAAACAACAAAAAGCCCATGTGTTGACATCAGCGGCCGATTTAATTTATATCCTCAACTGGGATATAGAACAAAGGCCCGAACCTGTGGTGCAGAAACAACTCTTTGTAGAGCTCGATGATACGGAAAAACACATCTATAAATATCTCGAAGAAAATGGAAAACAACTGCTGGATGTTATCGCCCTGAATTGTGATTTGCCGGTTCATGTGTTATCTTCAACGCTGCTTGGAATGGAAATGAAAGGGGTTGTCCGTCCTTTGCCGGGAAAGCTGTTTGAAGCAGTTTAA
- a CDS encoding SPOR domain-containing protein — protein MRLEKYISDLLYRYQCITVPGFGSFLTQNQPAAVDTHTNTFYPPTKLLSFNAQLKSNDGLLTKYVSEVEHISYEEAAKQLEEVVIRWKKSLENKEKINLKNIGDLSFSEDGKFIFDPVNEVNYLTSSFGLSSLVTPSITREIFKQEVEELEAQTPILFTPERRARRSYLKYAALFLLAISAGTIGYQLMNNQQVKNYQVVAQEAQEQVQKNIQEATFFNTTPIEMPSITLDLVKEPLKYHIVAGAFRVEENADKRIVQLQDKGYKAEKIGVNRYGLHQVAYASFADVDDALNFLRKIKTKESSEAWLLVSE, from the coding sequence ATGAGATTAGAAAAATATATCAGCGATTTATTATACAGGTACCAATGTATTACTGTGCCTGGCTTTGGTTCTTTCCTAACACAAAACCAGCCTGCCGCAGTAGATACTCATACAAATACTTTCTATCCGCCTACCAAGCTGCTGTCATTTAATGCACAGCTTAAATCTAATGACGGGTTATTAACAAAATATGTCTCGGAGGTTGAACATATTTCATATGAAGAAGCCGCCAAACAGCTTGAGGAAGTTGTTATACGCTGGAAAAAATCACTTGAAAACAAAGAAAAAATCAATCTCAAAAACATAGGCGATCTCTCTTTTTCTGAAGACGGGAAATTTATATTCGACCCTGTTAATGAGGTTAACTATCTTACCTCATCCTTTGGCTTGTCGTCATTAGTTACTCCAAGCATCACCAGAGAAATATTCAAACAAGAAGTAGAAGAACTCGAAGCGCAAACTCCGATTTTATTTACTCCCGAACGAAGAGCCCGAAGATCATACCTGAAATATGCTGCTCTATTCTTACTGGCAATATCTGCAGGGACCATAGGGTACCAATTGATGAACAATCAGCAGGTTAAAAACTACCAGGTCGTAGCACAGGAAGCTCAAGAGCAAGTTCAAAAAAACATACAGGAGGCTACTTTTTTTAATACCACTCCGATCGAAATGCCTTCGATTACACTCGATTTGGTTAAAGAGCCGTTAAAATACCATATAGTAGCAGGCGCATTCAGAGTTGAAGAAAATGCAGACAAAAGGATTGTGCAATTACAAGACAAAGGCTACAAAGCAGAAAAAATTGGCGTAAACAGATACGGTTTACATCAGGTAGCTTATGCCAGCTTTGCAGATGTCGATGATGCATTGAACTTTTTAAGAAAAATCAAAACCAAAGAGTCATCAGAAGCATGGCTGTTGGTCTCAGAATAA